The genomic window CTATCCAGACAGTTTCAGGGATATGGAAAGTTACGCCCTTTTCAGCCCAGAACTTTATCAGCTTGAGCCTGAGGATATTCTCAGCAAAACTGAGTTCCCAGCGGGTATTTATACCCAGTATCTCTGTCGGGTCAGAGGCCATAAAACTCCTCACCTCATAGCCCCTTGAAACCATGTAACTTACCACGTCAGTAAGGTAGAGCTCTCCGGTTACCTCGCTGGGCTTTATTTTGAAAAGTGCCTCAAGAAGGTAGGGCACATAGAACATATAGACACCGCCGTTCACCTCCCTTATATTCCTCTCCTGCGGGCTTGCGTCCTTCTCCTCCACAATTTTAAGTATTTTGTCAGTTCCCTCCTCCTTGACGATCCTTCCGTACCCGGTTGGGTCACTAAGCACCGAGGAAAGCACAACCCCGGCAAGCTTAACTTTTTCATACTCTTCAACAAGCATCAGGAAGCGCTGCATATTCTTTATGGTGTCAGAGGTGACAAGGGGTGTGTCCCCATTTATTATCAGGATGTAGCCCTCATGGTTTCTCCAGAAGTCCATTGAGGACAGTACCGCGTTCGCAGTTCCTCCCTTGGGATTTTCCTGCAAGAAATACTTAAAACCGTCACCGAGAGCCTTCTTCACCTCCTCAGCTCCGTATCCTACCACTATAGCGATGTCCTCTATACCTCCTCGCTCCACAGCGTTGACCACATACCAGAGCACGGGTTTCCCAAGAATTTCATGCAAGACCTTAGGTTTATCGCTCTTGAAACGTGAACCGAGCCCAGCGGCGAGGATAACAGCTTTCATATCTCCTCCTGTCAGGCGCCAGCATCCCTAGCGACGCCTCTCTTTGAGCTTTCTATAAAGTTTATCAGGAGCTCTACGTCTTCGTTATCTTTAAACTCTTTCTTCAATATATCAATAGCCTCTTTCCTCAGGAGATTGCTTCTGAATAGAATCCTGTAAGCCCTCTTTATAACCGCTATCCTCTCGGAGGAGAAGCCTCTCCTCTGCAGCCCGAGGGTATTTACGCCGTAGAGCTGAGCATGTTGACCGGAAGCCCTTGTAAAGGGAGGAATATCAAGGGATACGCCTGTAAGCCCTCCAACCATGGAGTAGGGACCTATCCTTGCCCACTGGTGAACTGCCGATAAGCCCCCGATGAAGGAGTACTCACCAACCTCAACGTGACCTCCCAAGGTAGCACAGTTTGCCATTATAACACCTCTTCCAACCACACAATCATGGGCTACATGGGAGTAAGCCATTAGCATAACATCGTCCCCTATTATAGTTTTCATCTTGTCAATCTTGGTTCCCCTGTGTATGGTTACGTACTCCCTTATGAGCACGTTATTTCCAACTATCACTTCGCTTTCCTCCCCCTCATACCTGAGGTGTTGGGGCTCTTCACCTATAACCGCACCATCATATATTCTGCAGTTTTCCCCTATTTTGGTCTTTCCTTTTATGGTAACCCTGTTGCCTATCTTAGTTCTATCGCCTATCTCAACCTTACCCTCTATGACGCAGAAAGCTCCTACCTCTACATCTTTGCCAAGCTTGACTTCGTCTCCAATTATTGCCGTTGGATGAACCTTCATGTTGCCTCCTCTAAGATAAGTTTCCTCAATTCATTAAATGCTACCTGAGAAGACAGAAAACGGTTGGGATTTCTACCCGCCCCGAAAACCCTCTCCTCTATATGGAACTTCTCTCTGTAATATACTCCTATGTACGTTAGTCCCTCAGGTTTGTGGTCTGAACCGCCAGGTCCAGCTACACCTGTTATCGCTATCCCTGCATCGGTTCCAAACTTTTTCCTCAGTCCCTCAAGCATCTCCAGGCACGTCTCCCTAGAAACAGCCCCAAACTCATTGAGTGTCTCCTCTTTAACACCGAGAAGCTTGACTTTCAATTGGTTTGAGTAAACCACGACGCCCCCTAAGAAATACTCCGAGCTCCCCGGAACGTTAACGATTCGTGCAGAAAGGAGTCCACCGGTGCAACTCTCAGCTGTACTCAAGGTTTCCCCTCTCCTCTTTAAAAGTCTTCCAACCACTTCCTCCATAGAGGAGGTGTCTGTGGAGTACATATTTATCCCAACTTTCTCCCTTGCCTTCCTCCAGTCCTCCTCCTTTTCAAAAAGTATATCAACACCTGAAAGGGTAACCTCAAGCTTAAAATCAAGTCCCCGTAAACTCACTTCAATCTCTTCCGGAGAGAGGTCAAAGGTTCTCAGTATAAAACCCTCTCTGAAGTCCTTTTCCTCAGAAAGACATACCTCACAACCCATAGATAGGAAGTTATTATAAAGGGAAACATCAGCGGCAATTAAGAGTGTATACTTAAAGCATGAACTTTGACCCCAACAGATATCCGAGACCTCCTCAGGTACCTAAAGGTTTTATAGCCCTCGGTGTGGTCTTGGTGGCTCTTGTGTTATTAGCTCTTTTATCCAACCCGTTCGTAGTCATACCGAGCGGATACGTAGGTGTAAAGTTAACCCTTGGAAAGGCAAGCCCTGATGAGCTGAGCCCTGGTCTGCATCTTATAGTGCCTTTTATCCAGAGGACGGAAAAGATGTCAGTCAGAACCCACAGCTATGACCTTACAGGACTAAACTCCATAAACGCTCTCTCTAAGGACGGGCTAACTATAAACGTAGAGCTCACAACCCTTTACAAGATAATGCCCGATAAAGCGGCAGAGATATTTATAGAGTATGGACTAGCCTACGAAGACAGGATCATAAAACCCGTGATAAGGTCTGCGGTCAGGGACGTAATATCCACCCTTGATAGCGCCCAGGTATACCAGGAAAGGTCAATGATACAGCAGAGTATAGCCAGACAGGTGAGAAATGAGCTTGAAAAGAGGTTCATCCTCCTTGATGAGATACTTATCAGGGACATAAGACTGCCTCAGAAGGTTGTAGAGGCTATAGAACAGAAGAGAAGAGCCCTTGAGGAAGCTCAGAGAATGAAGTTTTTGGTAGAAAAAGAAAAACTTGAAGCTGAGAGAAGGAAGATAGAAGCTCAGGGGATAGCAGAGGCAAATAAGATAATAGCCGGCTCTCTGACCAAAGAATACCTGATGTGGAAGTTCCTTGAAAACATAAAGTCTTATGCGGAGAGTGGAAACAACACTATAATCCTCATTCCTTATGATACCAAAATGACACCGATAATCCAGCTCCCCGAGATGAAGAAGAAATAGTAAGAACTATATTTATAAACCTGTAATGGAGGAAAAAATAACGGTAATAGGAGGAGGTCTTGCAGGTTCAGAGGCTGCCTGGAGACTGGCACAGGACGGGCATAAGGTTATCCTGTATGAAATGAGACCTAACAGGTCAACACCAGCCCATAAAACAGATAGACTCGCCGAGCTTGTCTGCAGCAACACCCTCGGAGGAACAGAAATAACTACCGGAGCCGGACTTCTGAAAGCGGAGATGAGTATATTGGGGTCTTTAGTTATAGAGGCAGCGAAGGAGGCGAGAGTTCCAGCGGGTGGAGCGTTGGGAGTGGACAGGGAAGTTTTCTCAAACTACATAACGGAAAGGATCACCGGTCATCCGAACATTGAAGTCATAAGGGAAGAAGTAAAAAGGATTCCTGAGGACCGGATAGTAATTGTTGCAACCGGACCCCTTACCTCAGAAGCGCTTACCGAGCATATAAGGGAATTGGTAGGACACGAGACCCTTTACTTTTACGATGCTATCTCCCCTATAGTTGAGGCTGAGAGTGTAGATTTCACAAAGGGTTTTTGGGGCTCAAGGTACGGAAGGGGGGGAGACGATTACTTCAACTGTACTCTCACAGAGGAGGAGTACAAGGTTTTTTACGAGGAAATTTTAAAGGCGGAGAAGGTCAAACCGAAAGATTTTGAGAAAGCGGTTCACTTTGAAGGGTGCCTCCCTATAGAAGAAATGGCTGAGAGAGGCTATCAGACACTCCTCTTTGGTCCGATGAAGCCCGTAGGTCTCAAAGACCCAAGAACGGGGGAGCAGCCCTTCGCAGTAGTTCAGCTTAGGAAAGAGAACAGGGAAGGGACCCTCCTATCC from Hydrogenivirga caldilitoris includes these protein-coding regions:
- a CDS encoding prohibitin family protein, yielding MNFDPNRYPRPPQVPKGFIALGVVLVALVLLALLSNPFVVIPSGYVGVKLTLGKASPDELSPGLHLIVPFIQRTEKMSVRTHSYDLTGLNSINALSKDGLTINVELTTLYKIMPDKAAEIFIEYGLAYEDRIIKPVIRSAVRDVISTLDSAQVYQERSMIQQSIARQVRNELEKRFILLDEILIRDIRLPQKVVEAIEQKRRALEEAQRMKFLVEKEKLEAERRKIEAQGIAEANKIIAGSLTKEYLMWKFLENIKSYAESGNNTIILIPYDTKMTPIIQLPEMKKK
- the trmFO gene encoding FADH(2)-oxidizing methylenetetrahydrofolate--tRNA-(uracil(54)-C(5))-methyltransferase TrmFO; its protein translation is MEEKITVIGGGLAGSEAAWRLAQDGHKVILYEMRPNRSTPAHKTDRLAELVCSNTLGGTEITTGAGLLKAEMSILGSLVIEAAKEARVPAGGALGVDREVFSNYITERITGHPNIEVIREEVKRIPEDRIVIVATGPLTSEALTEHIRELVGHETLYFYDAISPIVEAESVDFTKGFWGSRYGRGGDDYFNCTLTEEEYKVFYEEILKAEKVKPKDFEKAVHFEGCLPIEEMAERGYQTLLFGPMKPVGLKDPRTGEQPFAVVQLRKENREGTLLSLVGFQTKLTYPEQKRVFRLIPCLRNAVFVRLGSMHRNTFIQSNRSLTPFLNMRKRENIFFAGQITGVEGYAASAATGILAGINAGRLSRGKELVVPPEETMLGSLVRYVTSKEGELQPMNPVFGLLPPPEKGIRGKKRRKEFLAERALNRMVEWVENLQRG
- a CDS encoding CinA family protein; this encodes MGCEVCLSEEKDFREGFILRTFDLSPEEIEVSLRGLDFKLEVTLSGVDILFEKEEDWRKAREKVGINMYSTDTSSMEEVVGRLLKRRGETLSTAESCTGGLLSARIVNVPGSSEYFLGGVVVYSNQLKVKLLGVKEETLNEFGAVSRETCLEMLEGLRKKFGTDAGIAITGVAGPGGSDHKPEGLTYIGVYYREKFHIEERVFGAGRNPNRFLSSQVAFNELRKLILEEAT
- the glmU gene encoding bifunctional UDP-N-acetylglucosamine diphosphorylase/glucosamine-1-phosphate N-acetyltransferase GlmU, with the translated sequence MKAVILAAGLGSRFKSDKPKVLHEILGKPVLWYVVNAVERGGIEDIAIVVGYGAEEVKKALGDGFKYFLQENPKGGTANAVLSSMDFWRNHEGYILIINGDTPLVTSDTIKNMQRFLMLVEEYEKVKLAGVVLSSVLSDPTGYGRIVKEEGTDKILKIVEEKDASPQERNIREVNGGVYMFYVPYLLEALFKIKPSEVTGELYLTDVVSYMVSRGYEVRSFMASDPTEILGINTRWELSFAENILRLKLIKFWAEKGVTFHIPETVWIEPDVTLSRNVEIFPGVTLRGKTKLSKDVVVKTGAVIEDSELGEGVVVEPYSFIRKSKVGAGAIVGPYAHVRENSVIGEKGEIGNFVEVKKSRLGSRVKAKHLAYIGDATVGDNANIGAGVVTANYDGRRKHKTEIGENAFIGSNSLLVAPIKIGNYAYIAGGSVITKDVPDEALAVERGEQRVLKGKGKKLLSS
- the lpxA gene encoding acyl-ACP--UDP-N-acetylglucosamine O-acyltransferase encodes the protein MKVHPTAIIGDEVKLGKDVEVGAFCVIEGKVEIGDRTKIGNRVTIKGKTKIGENCRIYDGAVIGEEPQHLRYEGEESEVIVGNNVLIREYVTIHRGTKIDKMKTIIGDDVMLMAYSHVAHDCVVGRGVIMANCATLGGHVEVGEYSFIGGLSAVHQWARIGPYSMVGGLTGVSLDIPPFTRASGQHAQLYGVNTLGLQRRGFSSERIAVIKRAYRILFRSNLLRKEAIDILKKEFKDNEDVELLINFIESSKRGVARDAGA